A window from Argopecten irradians isolate NY chromosome 3, Ai_NY, whole genome shotgun sequence encodes these proteins:
- the LOC138319694 gene encoding plasminogen-like produces MYYERKICLYPLIVTSEWIAESLIDCVAVCAKEGDCKSVSVPPGFKLDHPYFGNISRGRYVCDTIRNEEPFDSCPIITCNDPQLGFPTPASCSVKDVFNSSQNEYEGGVTCTVNGATCQRWDSDEPHIPNYFRGRSDLGNRCQLKSEYRPWCYTTDPAVRWDFCPVEDLDCGDPPTMEGISINTVWPYRGSYGLAWYQCASLTTVDPTIHCPVARCDGDLRWTPVNVSCSVKDCYNGTALTYEGRVSCTQTGFLCQRWDTDYPHSHWEFAGRSDLENWCQIGDKNRPWCYTTSPDVAWEYCTVPECP; encoded by the exons ATGTATTATGAAAGAAAGATTTGTTTATATCCcttgattgtgacgtcagagTGGATTGCCGAATCACTTATAGACTGTGTAGCTGTCTGTGCTAAAGAAG GCGACTGCAAGTCAGTGTCAGTACCACCAGGCTTCAAATTGGACCATCCTTACTTTGGCAATATATCCAGAGGTAGATATGTTTGTGACACCATCAGAAATGAGGAACCGTTCGACAGCTGTCCAATCATCACCTGTAACGATCCACAACTAGGTTTCCCAACTCCGGCGTCTTGTTCAG TGAAAGACGTGTTCAACAGTAGTCAGAATGAGTATGAAGGCGGGGTTACCTGTACAGTTAATGGTGCCACCTGTCAGAGATGGGACTCGGACGAACCACACATTCCTAATTACTTCCGTGGGAGGAGCGACCTTGGAAACAGGTGTCAGCTTAAAAGCGAATATCGCCCCTGGTGTTACACCACTGACCCAGCAGTAAGATGGGACTTTTGTCCGGTGGAGGACCTGGATTGTGGAGATCCGCCCACCATGGAAGGAATCAGCATCAACACCGTGTGGCCATATCGAGGCTCGTACGGGTTGGCATGGTACCAGTGTGCGTCCTTGACAACAGTTGATCCAACTATTCATTGTCCTGTGGCACGTTGTGATGGAGACCTCAGGTGGACACCAGTTAACGTTTCATGTTCAG taaagGACTGCTACAATGGCACCGCTCTGACCTATGAGGGAAGAGTCTCCTGTACACAGACGGGCTTCCTCTGTCAGAGATGGGACACTGACTACCCACACTCACATTGGGAATTTGCAGGACGCAGTGACCTTGAGAACTGGTGTCAGATTGGGGACAAGAATAGACCATGGTGTTATACGACAAGTCCAGACGTTGCCTGGGAGTATTGTACAGTACCGGAATGTCCGTAG
- the LOC138319695 gene encoding plasminogen-like produces MAAASSFARKGGNCQSVPVPSGYTLDYPYYILYYVVGNCQSIPVPSGYTLDYPYYILYYVVGNCQSVPVPYGYTLDYPYYMLYHGVGNCKSVPVPSGYTLDFPYYILYHVVGNCQSVPVPSGYTLDYPYYGSKARGRYLCDTITNQQPFDSCPIVNCNNQHLNISTPVSCSVKDLFNTSQAEYEGGVTCTVNGVTCQRWDSDYPHVPDYFRGRSDLGNRCQYESEHRPWCYTTDPELVWDYCPVEDLDCGSPPSMTGINTEWPFRGSYGLAWYQCATFTTDDPLTSCPVARCDGDLTWTPVNVSCSVKDCYNGTALTYEGRVSCTQTGFPCQRWDSDYPHSHEILAGRSDLENWCQIEDASRPWCFTTDPEVQWEYCTVPECP; encoded by the exons GTAACTGTCAGTCTGTACCCGTACCGTCAGGCTACACCTTAGATTATCCAtactacatattgtattatgttGTAGGTAACTGTCAGTCTATACCCGTACCGTCAGGCTACACCTTAGATTATCCTtactacatattgtattatgttGTAG GTAACTGCCAGTCTGTACCCGTACCGTATGGCTACACCTTAGATTATCCTTACTACATGTTGTATCATGGTGTAGGTAACTGTAAGTCTGTACCCGTACCATCAGGCTACACCTTAGATTTCCCTTACTACATATTGTATCATGTTGTAG GTAACTGTCAGTCTGTACCCGTACCATCAGGCTACACCTTAGATTATCCTTACTACGGCAGCAAAGCGAGAGGAAGATATCTTTGTGATACTATCACAAACCAACAACCGTTCGACAGCTGTCCAATCGTCAACTGTAATAATCAACACTTAAATATTTCTACACCGGTGTCTTGTTCAG TTAAAGACTTGTTCAATACTAGTCAGGCTGAATATGAAGGCGGTGTAACCTGTACCGTCAATGGCGTCACCTGTCAGAGATGGGACTCGGACTACCCACACGTTCCTGATTACTTCCGTGGGAGGAGCGACCTTGGAAACAGGTGTCAGTATGAAAGCGAACATCGTCCCTGGTGTTACACCACGGACCCTGAACTAGTGTGGGACTATTGTCCGGTGGAGGACCTGGATTGTGGAAGTCCGCCCTCCATGACAGGCATCAACACCGAATGGCCATTTCGAGGTTCCTACGGACTAGCATGGTACCAGTGTGCGACCTTTACAACAGATGATCCCCTTACCAGTTGTCCAGTGGCGCGTTGCGATGGTGACCTCACGTGGACACCAGTGAACGTCTCATGTTCGG TAAAAGACTGCTACAATGGCACCGCTCTTACCTATGAGGGAAGAGTCTCCTGTACACAGACGGGCTTCCCCTGTCAGAGATGGGACAGTGACTACCCACACTCACATGAGATACTCGCAGGACGAAGTGATCTTGAGAACTGGTGTCAGATTGAGGACGCTAGCAGACCATGGTGTTTTACAACTGATCCTGAAGTACAATGGGAATATTGTACAGTACCGGAATGTCCATAG